The region AAACTGAAATAAATGCCGTCGTATCAGTTAAGCTTCCTACAGGTAAGCAATGTGACATGATCGTGGTATAATTATAATAGATCATCGTTTATTAATCTGCAGCAACACATATAAAGAGGGCGAAATATGCTCGGGAAATCAGAGAAGAGTTACAGAACCTGTGGTACGCAACTGAATTCGAGTTTGAAAGAGTTTTAACATCGAACGATCGCAAGAGATCTATTGTCCAGACTGAGAAAGACCTGCTTCATAGGATTTGGTAATTACACGCAGTATATACCGGtgtaagggggggggggttcaATGCTGTGGGGCTGGGGTCGGTAGGATTTAGATCAGGGTTGACACATTACCCAATAAGTGCTATGATGGTACGTTTGCCAAACCAatagcaattttttttagagttttgGTACTTTCATTTGCAACGgttgtatttaaacttatacACACAATGTCGTTTCCTATTCGAAAGTTGAAGTTTTCTTCGAAACACATATGACGTTTAAATGTTCTTGACCCCCCAACATAATGCTATGCTGAGTGTGAACGACAAATAtcgttaaaacattttcaggGCATTGGAAATTCAAGTCGAAAACGTTCAATCGTTGGACATAACGTGGCAAGTTGATgtagcaaataaaacaaccaatataGTTTCggatttgattgacagccaCCAGGTAATAGCTTTATATAATGACAACACATGCAAGTTGTAATTAAAACCTATGGTTGGTTTGAGTTAAAGTTACTATATATGCCGCCACCCACGTATATATTCCACACATGCATTGTAACTTAGTGATAAATTAGCGCCTGATTATTTTTAACCGGTTGAATTCTTACTGTTTGTATTTAGAACCCAAATAAATGCAACGAACGTGGGCAGTTGTTCGGCCACCCTGAGCGTTGCGGTTACGGATGCATGGTACATAACATGCTGCACCAATTCTTCATGGCGCTTTCCAATAACAAGACTTGGTTCACTTACCCTGTCGGTTGTGTTTATTTGAATGGCAAACTAACATTGAAGAACTTTTTCCAACCGTTGAGTAAAAACTGCTCGTTAAGACCCGGTGATTGGAAGGAAGTAACATGTGAGTGACGTAACCATCTATATTATTAAGTCTGAACcattattgtattatttatgaCGCAGCACACAAAGATTTAAAGGAAAACGAGCTATCGTATCTCTTAAGTGAGCACATGGCTGTTGCGGGGCCTCACCGTTATTCAGCGTTCACCGACGACCTGTGGAATTCAATTGAACTTTTCCATGGAAAACCTCGAGCATGGTTGGCCGGGCAACTCGTCCGCTACATTACCAGACCAACGCAACAATTGAATGAGGGGTTCAATAACTTGGTGGAAAAAGTCGACTTTACAAGACCACTTGTTGGGTACGTAAGTCTTATTTCTAATTCGCAAAACTTGTatacagatataaatatattttggctaTTTGGAATTCACGAAATCGGGATATTATAGGTGTTAACAGTAACCcccacccaccctactatatatttgcatATGACACCAAAGTTAATTCGTGCTTGTTCCAAGATTACACGTACGAAGATCTGACAAGCTCACCTCAGAGGATGAACACGCGGACTTCCATCTTTTCAGTCAATACATGAAACACGTGGATGAATGGTATGACAAATATGAGATGAGACAAATTATTGACGGTTCGATAAACAAAGTCAAGCGAAGAGTTTACCTTGCGACAGATGATCCAGGAATCTGGAACGAAACGCTCAAGtaattgtgtttatataaacgGGAACATCATGTATTTAATGATGAAAGTTTTGCCGCAACTGATATTTTCCACTGACCGAAGTTAAACCacatttaagttgttttcAAAAGTCTTAAATTGGGAAGATATCTTTCTAAGATTGTTTTGATACAGTTACAAAGAATACGAGTTTATTGGTCAGCGCAAGTTTACAGAACGTGAAAGTGATGAAAAAACGAGAGATACACCGTATGGATTGGTTCAGATTGCAAACGAAATCAACATTCTATCGATGTGCGACTTCATCGTTTGTACTTTATCATCAGAGGTATATTCAACATTATACCGTAATAGCTTCAGCTAAACCATGGACTAAATAGGTTGGAACCCTTGCATACGAGTATATGCAAACTTTAAACTTGAATGCTGCGGATAGAGTGCTTTCATTGGATGCGGAATACGGCGTTGCTGGTTTTCCAGTTGATCTACACCGAGTCGTATACAGCCATAATGTGGAGGGGGAACTTTCCTTGGAACCTGGGATGTTGGTAACCGGCTATCAGCAGTGGAACGGTTACTTCAATGGCAGTTACCATGGGAAACTTCTTTCTGGGGGAAATTGGAAATTATATCCAAGTTACAGTGTAGAAGCATTACCGCCACGTTTTATACTTGATAAAAACGGCCAActcgatttaaaaatataatttgcctgtttgaaaaagtgtcccatcttcctccaccctaatatattacACTACaccaatatttaaatgcacgtgtgatgtttcaattacgaatAGTTCCCACACACAGCGGTTTATATTACATAACTTCGTTGAAAATTGCAAATTATTTCGAGATTGGTATTTATCTTACAAACAAACCGTTGAGATTTCCCGAGAAAGGAGTCAATAGTTTTGTGGGAAATGAAATTCACAGCCGCCGGCGCTTTTTACAACTGAGCCGACGATAGCAGCACGACGCTTAACTAAACGCAACATTCAAACGTGAGTTAGGTTTACTTGTATAACAGGATGCTTCGAAAACAGGCAGGTTGCTTGGTGTTGACTGTTGTAATAGTTATTCAAGCGAAACTTGGTTTTGCGAAAACAAGCGAAGCTTCTGCTTTAGGCAAGTTATGTTCGGTTGTTCGGTCGGAAATTCTAAATGAATACGAGTAAGTGAActcattatattatattttattttatacaatttgtaGGGCTTGATTTTATCGATTACGCATTTCGTGACTCCAGttccttttaaataaattgtgatGCATATTATTGAATGAGacaaaattgaaacaaaaagattacagaattatatcaccgtatccttacaactctaaaagggccttttattgtttaaacactattaggaaatatgggacattgtgtgttaacgatatcccatcttcccccatagtattaaatgtgttttgtatttagaGAAAAAGTGATTGAACCGCGGGGGCAAAACTGTACGTATTACTCGACGCAATTCATCGATTCAAACAGAGATGAAGTTTCTCGTGTGCAAGACCTCTTGGTTAAGTAAGTCCCGTGTTGTATGTTCGTTGTGTTTACGCCACCGGACGTGGATATTGTAAACATCACGAACTGAAGATCGTATTACATTTGTTGAATACAAAGCACATATAATGCCACAAAGTTTTGAATATTCGaaagtgtttaaatatacGGTGGTAATACAGCGAATATAACTAATAACCCTGTAAGGGGGTTATTCACGTTCGTCTCTCGAGTTGTATCtcctattttaaaacaagaccCATTactaatttaagttaaatatggGGAATGAACCGTTTTATCAATTGGGTTTTCTATACCTCGTAATACATGGGTACTTTACATTAATAGGATGGGAAACCAAAGCGATTTCTTCGCACAAGACCTGGAAGTGTTCACGAACTTAGAAGTGTTAGAAATAATAGGGGAGGGTCCTTTGAACTTACACCGCGCTACGTCATCATTGTCGATTGGGAGTATTACTGTAAGGTGAGATCTTGTTGATTGTGTTGTTTATAGGGTGAGCCAGAAgacatgggatttaggctaCAGTTGGcgtattaccccaacacccagggtgcaaCCGCATGAACCTCACCAGATGTTGAAGCTTGGCGCTTCCCTGAAAGTAGGCGAAAAGAGTCATCGCATTAATTAtcaatgttattgtttatCTTCAGCGGTAAGCAACTACAAAACGTGACGGAAGTAACCAACGTTTTTCCTGATGTTACCAAACTATTATTGTCGGAAGATTCGATTACGTCATTGGGGGAAACTGACGTCACCGACATGACGTCACTGGaggtgaatgaatgcaacttatttatcctcgcatagttggaaaacgaaagtcactacacatgtaactttgttggtgattgtttttttcaagaGATGAACCTcagtaacaaaaatattttctccCAGTCGTTAATCGTTGAACGCAGCAGTTTGTCGAAAGTTGAACTCACGTGGTTGAACAGATCAACCAACTTACGTAGACTTGAACTTCGTGACGTCAAACTTACAGAAATATCGACGGATTTTAAGAAAGCAAAATGTAAGTTCGCGTGTCGACgattgaaaataatttattaggAAGCACCGCGCTGTAATATTAACTTGTTGGGTGTCTTGCCACGTTACTATGGTCTTAGCCACtgaaatattgtattgtgCCGGTCGTATAACCAACTTCTATCTAtttagtatggtggggaagatggtccaactttttaatttatttttttcgccTCATTTGGTAGTTATACGGAATTATACAACGTAtcatcataaatatataacgcCACCCTTTCTCCCAAACAGATCTTGAGTTCCTTGATCTCTCCAACAACCACATAACGATCATCCATAACTTCGCGTTCACAAAAGCTGCGGAAATGACGACGTTGATTCTTTCCAACAATCTCGTACAAACTATAGAAAGGAAAGCATTTAAAGGTAGAGTATTACATGTACATGGTGTagatatattaaattatttataaattatattattacttGATATTAACGTCACAACAGGTCTTTATAATCTTGAGTGGTTGGATCTATCAGAAAACCGAATAACACGACTTCCCTCCGGCGTTTTCGAACACATTCTCACTCACGACCTGACGCTTAACTTCTGGGAAAACCCGATCAATTGCGACTGCGACCTGGCCTGGGTTTTCCCTTGGTTCAAAATGGTGAGTCTGTGAGTCAAGCCACTTAATATTCGGTTTCCTATCTTACCTACTTTGCCCGCAGCGATTACGCCAGAGCGGTTCATCAGTAAACATGAGACTAAGGTGTTCCGCACCAAGCCAAAACAACGGGAAGATGCTGCATGCCGATCATTCTGGTTTGCAACCAAACGAACTTGGAGAATGTGGGGAAAATACAGGTGATTTTATGATGGTTGTTGTGACCTTCTGTCGTTTATTGCAATATATAAGTTGATGAAATAGCATGGAACAAATACTTACATTAGAACCGTCACATGCTTATCAATAGGGATCGAAATGGGCCAACACTAAATCGATACTTAGTAATTGTTTTGATTCTTGAAACGCTGTTTGTTCTGTTTTTCTCCATTTCCAACATACACCCCCACGTGTAAGTGGTATAATGGTGGCATTTGTAATAATGCATCTCCTTTTTCCTTCGGCTATCGCTGGGAAATCCCAAGTATTCTACCTGATGTTTCgcaaaaacacattttctttACAACACCTTAGTCCTTTCTCCTTCACTTGTTTCATCAAGTTTCTGTCATTTCCTTATAATTCCGTCCACTCACCAGAATATGATCTAATTAAACGGTAACCCCAAGATCACAAGTTAATTGGAtcattatttctttaaattaaagtgtTGATTTTATTCCAAAAGGTAAGCGTTTTGTAGTAACACCCCCCTGGGCGTGCTTGGGGCTGCCGATGAATCTTGTTACTCAGTCGAATTTGGTTGTTCGCATCcgctaaacatattttgttgaaGCCATATCCGCCCCCCAGTTTCTGCATTAATTTTTCGGGGAGTGGAATGCCGATGGCTTTCCAACTGCTCATTCACGGTGACTGAGTAATCGCCCCAAATACGTATTGATGCAGCCTGCCCTAAAACTACTAGTGTTCACTGTTCAGTACtcattaaattatttaagttGCCCTTTACCCACAACATAGGCACGCGATAACTTGTGATTCCCAAAAAATGGGGCTAGCAATCGACTTAAATTTAATGTCATAGCTCGCCCCTAAATATTTGTTCGAACTTTTACATTGTTATTCACAGGATTGCTGTAGTGCAGAATATTTGGGGCATTTTGGTTCTTCTTGTAAACTTATGTTTATAGCTTTGCGTCAATGGACAAATGTAATTGTGCAATACCCTCACGTCCTATCAGGTTTAATCCCGGTACTTTTGTTACAACTAAGTTCATACCTGTTGGTGGATTGTCCTTACCACCTTTTCTTGTTCTAGTACATTGTGCAGAGAAAATTCCAGGTACTGGAAGTTTATGATGGGATCCATATCTCCCATAAATAGGTCGTAGTGTTGGTCTTTCCAATTCTTCCCATCGTTTCTCCAATAAAAAATTGTCACCTGCTTCTGTGCGACTTCAGAACAAGATTCCATTTACAGCTGATGTTTGTTGAAGTTGACAGTTGTGGTGGAAAGATTACTATCGTTGTAATCGTTGCTGTCAGTTTCTTGTTTCTGGTAAAATTTCCTTTGTCTTTAGATTTTCTTAAGCGTGCAATTTCTAGATGTCCTTGAATTCCACAGTAGATACAAGTGGTGACAATCTTTAGGTCTGTGTCCAGGTTTCCCATCTGATACATGCACCTTGTGATTGTGTATTGATGCAGCTAGTTTGTGGTTGTCCCCTCCTTACAGGTGGTTTCCTGTTTGGCTTCGGTGTAGCTTTACTTGTCTTTGCTTTATTAAAAGCATTTGTTCTTGGTTTTGAGCCGTTACCTTGGCAACCTTTGCATTTTCAGCTTTTGCAGctaagttgattatttttgaaaatgtttgttttttgtcttGCATTGTGAACAGAGCACATACATTTAGTGCATGAGGCTTCATCTATAAGGTCTTCATGCCATGGCTGCCGGTTCATTTATTGATTCTCGAGTGTCTTATACAAAATGCATGGAAGTAAGAAACATAATCCAACCATGGTTCAAATCCTGGAAGAAGAGAAATGTTACTCACTGTAGTCGAAGGGGTTGCAACTGCTAAGAATGTTTCGTTTGATTTTCCACTTCCTGACGGTAAAGTTGTGGTCGGTGTTGTTGTAAATCCATCTTTGCTTCAGTTTCTTTCCTTTGTATTCCATCTTTGTCGTCAGTTTGTTTCGATCTTTCGTAGTTTATTAATTAGAAATCAAGTCCCACTTGAACGCAGTGAAACCAGAACgcgcaaaatgtaaaaatgaaaatcgAAACTCCCGGTGCCGGTGGCGCTAGAGCATAGAAATGAAAATGATTGGGGACTATCGTAATATCATAATATTCGTATTATGACGCTGGATAATTTTGATAAcgtaaatatattgtgtttgaGTTTGATGggcatattttttaatgctaattggaatcaacaaaaaagacatttttaaAGTAGTCAACATACTACATACAATTGCATCTTGGTATATTTTATCACaacttatatttacaaaagaaacCAGCGGAGCAGCAGCAATACCACCGGATACAACGTCATACATCTGCCCGACACATTGCGGTTGTTTTACTTCAAGAGTCGAATACAAGGCCGCTAATTCACGTAAGTGGTTCATTTGGTTTTGAATGTCCGGGAAGGGAtgtacaacttatttattctctgCCGGAAaatatatacggactctggttatagcacggttgttctgtttcatacaccgcgtACAAGTTTACCACCTATGGGGATTGTTTTcctgtatagctgataatttggacaatccattagtgaccactgggttggagcaattgtcgataagtgtcttgcccaagaacacatacgccaacaatggtagcagcatcgagccttgaacccattacctctgggttagagacatGCGCATTCACCACTTCACTCCACAGACCCTGCACCGGACTATTCATTCCCTCTCACTTCGTGCATGGGAAACAACAACACTGAGTTACCAACCAACATTGACGCAAGAACCCATTGTTTGGTTTCAACAAACGGATTGCTTGAAGTATTAAACGTAGACGAACTCGACCACATCGAAGGATTGGTTTCGTTGGATCTTAAACGTAAGATGCCCGCCCCTGCTATGGAATCATCCACCAtcttatataactttaacGTTACAGAAAACCGTATCAGCACACTAACTGGGAACCACGTCTTTCAATCCTTGACGGTGTTGAGTCTCGAACATAACTTACTTACTTCAATAACTAAAAGATTCCTAAGGAATTTCCCGATGCTGAGAAAGCTAAGGATCTACAACAACCAAATACAATATTTGGCACCTCGGCTGTTTCTCTATAACAGGTAACTTATATTGGTTGCTATAACTAAATGTCTTTATTGTATGACGCCATctaacaaaacttttacttGAAAACGTTGATATCGACAAAAGCCAATATATCTTTTCCACCAGGTTGCTGACGAAACTCTTTATTGGCCCAAACCCTCTGGGTGGTTCGTTTCAAGGTGAATGTTTTGATAATCTGCAACTTATCAATCTTGGTTTACAAAAAGTTGGTTTGACGTCCGTTCCCGCAGGCATAAGACACATGGTATGTTTTATAACgtgtttttaattgaaacGTTTTTAAACAGCAGTGCATGCGGAAATTACTATAAGAGTTATATCTGCTATTCATTCTACTAATCGATTAAAAAGCTGGCGCCACTGGGGATCGAACCCAGGATCTCCTGTTTACGAGACAGGCGCTTTACCACTAAGCCATAGCGCCTTACGTCATATCATGCAACATATTCCACAGAGCAATCTATTGAAACTTGACTTGAGCGACAACtttatcacaaaaataaacaaggaCGATTTTGCAAACTGTTTTTCACTTGGTAGCATTACACTGGAAAACAACAACCTCACTCGTATAGTGCCCGGTGCATTCAGGTGAGCAGGGAAATATGACTTGAGGAAAAATTATAtggaaaaaacaagttatagttttgtggggtaaaatgggataccgttagcacctaaaccctatatttcctaatagtgttttagcaattaacaacactcttttagagtcgtgaggatacgattatataattctgtgaatattctttgcttaCAACCAAAAgtgacgataaaagagaaaacatttcccatcttgccccatcctactgtatatggtGTAGTTTATCCGCCGTACTTCATTAAGTGATTTGTGTCAACATAGAAACACAGGGAAACTAGAAGTGTTGGATTTGTCAGAAAACCGATTAACGACGATCGAAAACGGGACTTTTAAAGCACTCGGTCCAAGTATAACACACATGGAGCTGTGGCAGAACCCGTTTAAATGTGATTGTAAACTAACATGGTTTGTCAATTGGATTTCTAAGGTGAGGTCGGTGTGTGAAACCTGTTGGTTGAGCGGgtcatttaattttgtttcaaaacccAAACAACATCTCGACCGTATTCCTAAACCACTGCCTTGCAGGATCTTGAAAACCCATTGGCCGATGTAAGATTTCGATGTGAAACTCCATCACGCATGAATGGGAAAACGTCATCACAGACATCGATCGAACAATTTACTTGCGGGGAAGATGATACACCAGGTAATGGGTGGGTGTTTAGCAACAATAGTCGTCATGGGGCACTATGGGAAacagttagcacataacatccataTAATAAAGTCATGGACCGACACAGTTTTAGACTGATACGGCAAACCCAGGTATTTGGTTCAATGgctatcccattttaccccagcccaccatatatgtggtaacttgtagagTTGTCCCACCACGTTACAGgataaacaataatttgttGCAATTGTCAGGACCGGAGTTGGTGGCTTGTCCCAACAGCCAATCATCCCATTATACCGTGGTCGCCGTCATCATTACAATActatgttgttgtgttttactGGCGCTGGTCTACATATTGAAGAGACGGTGTCGAACCGACCGATCAAGGGGGAGTAATTGTATTAAACTCGGTGTCAAGAAGAGTGGGAACAATATTTATAGCAGGGCGGGGTTTCATAGATCGGACACAGATGCAATTTACACAGAAGAAGAAATCTTGGACTCGTAGAATATTCCAACTTGCTTTgcttcatttaatttaaacgtttaaatgatgtttttaaactcttaacaattttacaaatgatttttaaaatgtttgataCGACTTGAATGTCGtctatatagtatatagttaGAGGGGAGGGGGACATTCTATTATCtagtcccatttagtagtaaacaaagatcatttaaagaattattaattAGCATTCTCACGaatcccatggaccgttgttaattgtttaaaacacgatcaggatatttggatattatgtgataaaggtgtcccatcttccccattgTATACATCGTGATCAATATGCTGTTAACCAATGTGTGTCCTGTATCACGTAATtggttataattatttttcttgcgTGCAATCAACTTTCTGTGAGTTTAAGTGCCATAACAATGTATCACTCGGaagttttaaatatcattGTAAATTTATCCGAAAATATTTGTGATGAAAACCATACATTTGATCGTTGAGGTAAAGGAAATGTCGAGGAGATATTGACGCGTGTGGGACACGATATCGAAGACTAAAGGCACGAGTAGTCTATGTTTCGTTTACGCTTTATTGTTTGTCCGTGAAATATGTTCCTACCAAAttcatagaaacaacattactCTAGCATGATGAAATAGAATTGTAATCGGGAATAGATTTCTATGATGTAACATAACTTCTGTCAACGAGCGAGAAGGTTACATAACTTTGACGTGTTGAAATGGTTGTATATAAGCAATACAGTCAGTTAAGTTGTAGAATTTAACCTGGCATACTTTTAAATcgatattttactttaattttaaaagcgtATAATATTAACGTGTTTTACAGCTTACACCGTTGTCTGTTACTATATATAGGATTATTGTAAAATGCCGCGAGGACGACGAAGCTCACCGTCTCCAATGAGAAGGCCAGCCCCCGAACGAAGCTATCGCCCCCCACCCCCCACAAGACAACCAGCTCCTGCCCCCCCTACACAGATGGCGGCCCCAGCCTCCCAGGGACCAGGTATGATGGGACAAATCGCTGGCACAGCAGCTGGGGTGGCCATAGGGTCAGTGGTTGGTCATGGAGTCAGTAGTGCTTTGTTTGGTGGGCATGGTAGTAGCGAAAGCAAACCAGATGTGACATACCAGGAACAACAACCACAACAGTTTCAACAACAACCACAAGTGTGTAGTTGGGAACTACAACAATTTCTTGCTTGTGCGCAAAACCAAGGCGATATTTCACTTTGTGAAGGGTTTAACGACGCGCTTAAACAATGTAAAAGGAACTATGGCGTTGCATAAAGTTTGACTCGAAATTGCTCTTGTATTATAACAATTTCacataattatttttctttggtgTTCTTAAGAGATTGGCCATGTACTTCTGTacaaatggaataaaataacaaattttgcCAAACTATAATGGAAATTGTATTACTCAcggttttgaaataaatgtatCTTGAATAGTTCGGTCTTTTCTCTCATACTTCCTCGAAAAGTCATccagaaacaaaaaattttcacATAGGctattaaacaactttttctgcttaaatttaactttgataTAGCAGCTTCCCCTACTGATcatgtaaaaaagttttcctTTCAACACAGAATGTTAAGTTAGTTTGCATCACACATACGTGTATATAGAATCCTCAACACACATGGTTTGCTAGGTAAAGTTTCAGAGCAAATGAGAAACTTTGCCCAGTTGCATAGACACAAGTGTTCACTTCTTCGAATACagaaagaaaatcaaaataaaacaaccaagaGAAGGAAACTAGCAACAAAATGAGTCGTTCAGAGTAACAACGACCTATgaacatgtttttgtttctatgtgTAAACTAACAGCCCTAtcaaaagtttatattttttcgcaATAAAATCACAGAACAATATAGgggctttttatttatatacacagAAGTTAAAAACTGGTAAAAAATCTTGATCATGTCAACGTTACATTAATTGTTTGATTGCTGGGGGTTCTAGACATAATCATATCAATATACTTGTATTTCAGTTGTTTATCCAGACTGATATGACTTGGCGagaattaataaatgattGTCATTAAAATACAAGGTGATCATGCCTTTGTATACGCACATGCTAACTACAATggaatataaaaagtaaaagatgggatttgttttaaacaaccgaTGCGAAAATTCctaacaaaaagaaaaatcaattttCTAAATACCTTACCACAGGattgaatgtaaattgaaTTTGTTGCAACAGAATTGTTGGGCACGTGTGGTGAACATAATTACCAATATAGCGCTGGTGGGGTTTATATGTATGATGTTGTTTTGCATAATAAGATCCCTTTAGATGTGTTGGGTTAGATTAAGGCAGCAAGGCGACATGTATGAAAATATAACAAGGGGGAACACTacattaaaattgaaacacaCAATGCTAAAATATGTTGAATTTGGTATTTATGCAGCGAGCATACAAAGTATTATATCATTGTGAAGGCTAGGGGGCGCTAGAGTGCATTTAATTGCGCGAGCAAATCATCTGCGTTTCCGCCGATCGGTTTACGGACCCGCCGTTGGCCGACTGATGATGTTTTCGCGTTGGTTGCTTCCTCCATCGAGTGGTAGACGGTTCGTTTGGGTCCGTTGGAAGGTTTAAACACAGGTGAGTCAGTTAAATCATCCGCGGTCACGGAATCGAGTGAAATATCGATCGCTGTCGTTGACGAGGGACTCATTAAGTGCCGACGTGATCGGGATCTCTCCAAAGCTCGAAAATCTCCGCCTGtcatttaatataaagtttaacaaatatttggAAACATTCAACATTGGGGGCATTCAGGGCAGTTAAGTCCAATGAAAGTTTTCAAActattttcttaaataaaaacaagtaacataaaaa is a window of Ciona intestinalis unplaced genomic scaffold, KH HT000123.2, whole genome shotgun sequence DNA encoding:
- the LOC100183339 gene encoding alpha-(1,6)-fucosyltransferase-like, yielding MRRNAKVVAFVAMSVFVIQCLINKTFPKQNESCTKQKTEINAVVSVKLPTATHIKRAKYAREIREELQNLWYATEFEFERVLTSNDRKRSIVQTEKDLLHRIWALEIQVENVQSLDITWQVDVANKTTNIVSDLIDSHQNPNKCNERGQLFGHPERCGYGCMVHNMLHQFFMALSNNKTWFTYPVGCVYLNGKLTLKNFFQPLSKNCSLRPGDWKEVTSHKDLKENELSYLLSEHMAVAGPHRYSAFTDDLWNSIELFHGKPRAWLAGQLVRYITRPTQQLNEGFNNLVEKVDFTRPLVGLHVRRSDKLTSEDEHADFHLFSQYMKHVDEWYDKYEMRQIIDGSINKVKRRVYLATDDPGIWNETLNYKEYEFIGQRKFTERESDEKTRDTPYGLVQIANEINILSMCDFIVCTLSSEVGTLAYEYMQTLNLNAADRVLSLDAEYGVAGFPVDLHRVVYSHNVEGELSLEPGMLVTGYQQWNGYFNGSYHGKLLSGGNWKLYPSYSVEALPPRFILDKNGQLDLKI
- the LOC100185705 gene encoding slit homolog 1 protein-like; this encodes MLRKQAGCLVLTVVIVIQAKLGFAKTSEASALGKLCSVVRSEILNEYEEKVIEPRGQNCTYYSTQFIDSNRDEVSRVQDLLVKMGNQSDFFAQDLEVFTNLEVLEIIGEGPLNLHRATSSLSIGSITVSGKQLQNVTEVTNVFPDVTKLLLSEDSITSLGETDVTDMTSLESLIVERSSLSKVELTWLNRSTNLRRLELRDVKLTEISTDFKKAKYLEFLDLSNNHITIIHNFAFTKAAEMTTLILSNNLVQTIERKAFKGLYNLEWLDLSENRITRLPSGVFEHILTHDLTLNFWENPINCDCDLAWVFPWFKMRLRQSGSSVNMRLRCSAPSQNNGKMLHADHSGLQPNELGECGENTETSGAAAIPPDTTSYICPTHCGCFTSRVEYKAANSHPAPDYSFPLTSCMGNNNTELPTNIDARTHCLVSTNGLLEVLNVDELDHIEGLVSLDLKQNRISTLTGNHVFQSLTVLSLEHNLLTSITKRFLRNFPMLRKLRIYNNQIQYLAPRLFLYNRLLTKLFIGPNPLGGSFQGECFDNLQLINLGLQKVGLTSVPAGIRHMSNLLKLDLSDNFITKINKDDFANCFSLGSITLENNNLTRIVPGAFRNTGKLEVLDLSENRLTTIENGTFKALGPSITHMELWQNPFKCDCKLTWFVNWISKDLENPLADVRFRCETPSRMNGKTSSQTSIEQFTCGEDDTPGPELVACPNSQSSHYTVVAVIITILCCCVLLALVYILKRRCRTDRSRGSNCIKLGVKKSGNNIYSRAGFHRSDTDAIYTEEEILDS
- the LOC100184091 gene encoding coiled-coil-helix-coiled-coil-helix domain-containing protein 2 → MPRGRRSSPSPMRRPAPERSYRPPPPTRQPAPAPPTQMAAPASQGPGMMGQIAGTAAGVAIGSVVGHGVSSALFGGHGSSESKPDVTYQEQQPQQFQQQPQVCSWELQQFLACAQNQGDISLCEGFNDALKQCKRNYGVA